In the Diorhabda carinulata isolate Delta chromosome 9, icDioCari1.1, whole genome shotgun sequence genome, one interval contains:
- the LOC130898078 gene encoding uncharacterized protein LOC130898078 yields MGNKDIKILCYGDDAVLIAENEDGLQRLLFKFNTTAKSLKMKISAAKIKCMITSKTPISCKLVVDDEIIQQEMKFKYSGPDISGSVDVGVEVRNQAAKAARTSTYLNDTIFRNKYIVIESKSRIYKTVIRPILTYTAETKPDTSNTKRILETTQNKIVRSIAGKTLFDRRQREARKLEEHVRLTT; encoded by the coding sequence ATGGGGAACAAAGACATCAAGATCCTATGCTATGGCGATGATGCTGTTCTGATTGCAGAAAACGAAGATGGCCTACAGAGATTACTATTCAAATTCAACACAACggcaaaaagtttaaaaatgaagatatctgCAGCAAAAATTAAATGCATGATCACCTCAAAAACACCTATCAGTTGCAAACTGGTTgtagatgatgaaattatacaacAAGAGATGAAATTTAAATACTCAGGCCCAGATATATCAGGATCCGTTGATGTCGGAGTAGAGGTAAGAAACCAAGCGGCAAAAGCAGCACGAACCTCAACTTACCTGAACGATACAATCTTCCGAAACAAATATATCGTAATCGAGAGCAAATCCCGAATCTACAAGACTGTCATCCGACCTATATTAACATACACAGCGGAAACCAAACCAGACACATCGAACACAAAAAGAATATTAGAAACCactcaaaataaaatagtgCGCAGCATCGCGGGGAAAACACTTTTTGACAGGAGACAAAGAGAAGCGAGGAAATTAGAAGAACATGTAAGATTGACAACGTGA